One window of Terriglobales bacterium genomic DNA carries:
- the rpsT gene encoding 30S ribosomal protein S20 gives MANHFSALKRVRQTAKRTVANRANQSRFRTALRRFRQVLAAGKKQEAQAHYREAVSLIDKAVGKGVIHRNAAARYKSRLAARVDALK, from the coding sequence ATGGCAAATCATTTTTCGGCCCTGAAGCGCGTCCGGCAGACGGCAAAGCGCACGGTGGCCAATCGCGCCAACCAGTCCCGCTTCCGCACCGCGCTGCGACGCTTCCGGCAGGTGCTGGCGGCGGGCAAGAAGCAGGAGGCCCAGGCGCATTACCGCGAGGCCGTTTCCCTCATCGATAAGGCCGTGGGCAAGGGCGTGATCCATCGCAACGCCGCGGCGAGATACAAATCGCGCCT